From one Solanum lycopersicum chromosome 12, SLM_r2.1 genomic stretch:
- the LOC112940468 gene encoding serine/threonine-protein kinase 54-like, giving the protein MQEVSIWCNLQHSNIAEFIGAIKKTNVSKIKIKCKKCANVLSTNGYCCIVVEYVGGGTLQSYLYKHTILKKKLPLDTTIQVALDVAKGLNYIHSNKIVHRDVKTKNLLVDKNGRVKIIDFGISSKFYSPMMVGTSGTMGYMAPEVLSGSSYDHKCDVYSFAICLWEMYACLFPYPQHISHSKISHQIYKYRRPEIPKSCPTALSDIMKKCWDVNPQNRPEMKEVMQMLLAIKTRRQQQQL; this is encoded by the exons ATGCAAGAAGTTTCTATTTGGTGCAATCTTCAACACTCCAATATTGCTGAG TTCATTGGAGCTATAAAGAAGACGAATGTGtcaaagattaaaataaaatgtaaaaaatgtgCAAATGTACTAAGTACAAATGGATATTGTTGCATAGTTGTGGAATATGTTGGTGGAGGTACTCTTCAATCCTATCTTTACAAACATACAATATTGAAGAAGAAATTGCCTTTGGATACAACTATACAAGTTGCATTAGATGTTGCTAAAGGGTTGAATTACATTCATTCCAACAAGATTGTTCATAGAGATGTGAAGACTAAAAATTTACTTGTTGACAAAAATGGAAGAGTGAAGATAATTGATTTCGGAATCTCTAGTAAGTTTTATTCTCCTATGATGGTTGGAACAAGTGGAACTATGGGTTATATGGCTCCTGAGGTTTTGAGCGGTTCGTCATATGATCATAAATGTGATGTCTACAGCTTTGCAATTTGCTTGTGGGAAATGTATGCTTGTTTATTTCCATACCCTCAACACATTTCTCATAGTAAAATCTCACATCAAATTTACAAG TATCGAAGGCCTGAGATACCAAAAAGTTGTCCAACAGCATTGTCAGATATAATGAAGAAATGTTGGGATGTAAACCCACAAAATAGGCCAGAGATGAAGGAAGTGATGCAGATGTTATTAGCCATTAAGACAAgaagacaacaacaacaattataa